From one Humulus lupulus chromosome 8, drHumLupu1.1, whole genome shotgun sequence genomic stretch:
- the LOC133793728 gene encoding uncharacterized protein LOC133793728, translating into MKDRYRNRKTLRHEHFEKYYNGPEDWDKVLNNPTNDVNKDEWKQICQLFTSPQFIARSIKNKENRKKQKYSTTQGTKSLAAVRFEKTNPDLIESWKDYHWKKSKNDFVNDDARQDYEKLKADFEL; encoded by the exons ATGAAAGACCGATACCGCAATAGGAAAACACTAAGACACGAACActttgagaaatactacaatggaCCGGAGGATTGGGATAAGGTTCTAAACAACCCAACCAATGATGTTAACAAGGATGAGTGGAAGCAGATTtgtcagttatttacaagtcCACAATTTATTGCGCGCTCCATAAAGAATAAGGAAAATCGGAAGAAACAAAAGTATTCTACAACACAGGGTACAAAATCGCTAGCAGCCGTCCGTTTTGAAAAA ACGAACCCGGACCTCATTGAGTCATGGAAGGATTATCATTGGAAGAAATCAAAAAATGATTTCGTGAACGATGATGCtcgccaagattat gaaaaactgaaggctgattttgagttatga
- the LOC133796934 gene encoding probable LRR receptor-like serine/threonine-protein kinase At1g53430, which yields MTVGVLRLPASYFDDLGHSQLHLRSPTGLLTLGSLSLTPTVCDSLSALSPNGRRHPLGYELLSLPKHSDLSCNYLNGSIPPSLSRAPLRILSVLGNRLSGSIPPEIGNIRTLRELN from the exons ATGACAGTCGGCGTTCTCAGGTTGCCAGCCTCGTACTTTGACGATCTTGGCCATTCTCAGCTTCACCTTCGATCACCGACGGGTCTGCTCACTCTCGGGTCTCTCTCCCTAACGCCGACGGTCTGCGACTCCCTCTCGGCTCTCTCTCCAAACGGTCGACGACACCCTCTTGGCTACGAGTTGCTCTCTCTGCCGAAACACAG TGATCTCTCTTGCAACTACCTCAATGGATCAATCCCCCCAAGCCTTTCTCGTGCACCCCTGCGCATTCT GAGTGTACTGGGAAACCGACTCAGTGGTTCCATTCCACCAGAGATTGGTAACATTAGAACGCTCAGGGAGCT aaattga
- the LOC133795302 gene encoding ABC transporter G family member 9-like: MVDIEAQTRATPALESPAPTIFKRANRPVTLKFDDVVYKVKPSKGRKLLRCTPNTKSCGEISILKGLSGVVRPGEVLAMLGPSGCGKTTLLTALGGRLLTEGQLSGTITYNDKPFSNTIKRTTGFVPQIDVFLPHLTVSETLVFAALLRMPNTFSRAEKIAIAEDVISQLGLTKCKNSVVGGPFTRGISGGERKRVSIGQELLINPSLLLLDEPTSGLDSTTAQRTVSAVAELASTGGRTVLMSIHQPSSRLFYMFDKLILLSEGNSLYFGNGSDVMDYFSSIGYAPSMAMNPSDFLLDLANGLLTDGAHDRDQATVLKQRLVLAYNLNLSEKVKADILVVQETNRTQLHLDFGLEDKNFGQWPTTWWQEFSVLFRRGVKERRHLNFSGLKIGQVLFVSILCGLLWWQSDISQLQDQTGLLFYIALFWGFLPVSQATFTFPAERKILTKERESGMYRLSSYFLARSAGDLPMELVLPFTFVTITYWMAGLKPTANNFLLTVLVILLSVLVSQGLGLALGALFMTPRSATTIGAVITMSFFLAAGFYVQNVPRFISWLKYISSSYHTYKLLLGTQYKNNETYPCENRSTGGLGLCLVGDNPSISKVGLDGQALSAFALVLMLVIFRLIAYISLMRIGVTKD; the protein is encoded by the exons ATGGTCGATATCGAAGCTCAAACCAGAGCCACGCCAGCGTTGGAATCTCCGGCCCCCACCATCTTCAAGAGAGCTAACAGACCAGTAACTCTTAAG TTTGACGACGTCGTTTACAAGGTTAAACCCAGCAAAGGAAGAAAACTATTACGGTGCACCCCAAATACAAAGAGTTGTGGAGAAATCTCCATTTTAAAGGGCTTATCAGGAGTTGTGAGACCAGGTGAGGTGTTAGCCATGTTAGGCCCCTCCGGCTGCGGCAAAACGACACTCCTAACTGCGTTAGGAGGCCGGTTATTGACAGAAGGTCAGCTTTCGGGGACCATAACTTACAACGACAAGCCTTTCTCCAACACAATAAAACGCACCACGGGTTTTGTTCCACAGATAGACGTTTTCTTACCCCATTTGACTGTTTCCGAAACCCTAGTTTTCGCTGCCCTTCTCCGGATGCCGAACACTTTTTCGAGGGCTGAGAAGATTGCGATAGCCGAAGATGTGATATCCCAGCTGGGACTGACCAAGTGCAAGAATAGCGTGGTGGGTGGACCGTTCACGAGAGGGATTTCAGGGGGTGAAAGGAAAAGGGTTAGTATTGGACAGGAGTTGTTGATAAATCCTAGCTTGCTTCTGTTGGACGAACCAACATCGGGGCTAGATTCGACGACGGCGCAGAGGACTGTGTCGGCCGTGGCAGAGCTTGCCAGCACGGGAGGAAGGACAGTGTTGATGTCGATTCACCAGCCGTCCAGTAGGCTGTTCTACATGTTTGATAAGCTGATACTGTTATCGGAGGGAAATTCTCTATATTTCGGAAACGGGTCGGATGTGATGGATTATTTTTCTAGTATCGGGTATGCACCATCCATGGCCATGAACCCTTCAGATTTTCTTCTTGATCTGGCAAATG GTTTGCTAACAGACGGTGCTCATGATAGAGACCAAGCTACGGTACTTAAGCAGAGATTGGTTTTAGCGTACAACCTGAACCTCAGCGAGAAAGTGAAGGCTGATATTCTTGTCGTTCAGGAAACTAACCGTACTCAGCTTCATCTCGATTTTGGTTTGGAGGACAAAAATTTCGGACAGTGGCCCACAACTTGGTGGCAAGAATTCTCCGTTTTGTTTAGAAGAGGAGTCAAGGAAAGAAGGCACCTCAACTTCTCTGGCTTAAAGATTGGTCAAGTACTCTTTGTATCTATTCTTTGCGGACTACTATGGTGGCAGTCCGACATTTCCCAATTACAAGATCAG ACAGGACTCCTCTTCTACATTGCATTATTCTGGGGCTTCCTTCCTGTATCTCAAGCCACATTCACGTTTCCAGCAGAACGCAAGATCTTAACCAAAGAACGGGAATCAGGTATGTACAGGCTCTCCTCCTACTTCCTAGCAAGATCCGCCGGGGATCTTCCCATGGAACTAGTCCTTCCCTTCACATTCGTAACAATAACCTACTGGATGGCCGGCCTTAAACCCACGGCCAACAACTTTCTGCTAACCGTCCTAGTCATTCTTCTCAGTGTCCTCGTCTCACAGGGACTCGGCCTTGCCCTAGGCGCCTTGTTCATGACCCCGAGATCCGCCACCACGATCGGGGCCGTCATCACGATGTCGTTTTTTCTCGCCGCGGGGTTCTACGTCCAAAATGTGCCACGTTTCATCAGTTGGTTGAAATACATTTCGAGTAGCTATCACACGTACAAGCTCCTTTTGGGGACTCAGTACAAGAACAACGAAACATACCCCTGCGAAAACAGATCAACTGGTGGATTAGGGCTATGTCTGGTTGGGGATAATCCGTCTATAAGTAAAGTAGGACTTGATGGTCAAGCGCTGTCTGCGTTTGCTTTGGTTCTAATGCTAGTGATTTTTCGATTGATTGCTTATATTTCCTTGATGAGGATCGGAGTCACAAAAGATTAG